Genomic window (Zingiber officinale cultivar Zhangliang chromosome 2B, Zo_v1.1, whole genome shotgun sequence):
gtggacatattcttgggattaaaataataaggaatcgcaagaaaaggatgttgtgcttatcccaagctttgtacatcgatactatcctagctcattttagcatgcaaaactccaagaaaggttttctaccttttcggcatggagtacctttatctaaagagatgtgtcctaagacattaaaggagatagaggacatgaaggcagtttcttatgcttcggccgtaggaagcctaatgtatgcaatgctatgcacgagaccggatatctattttaccgtgggcatggttagcaaatatcaaaataatctaggacagggacattggactgtcgtaaagcatatattaaagtatctgagaaggactagagattatatcctgatttaccaggcagatgatttactccctgtaggttatacggattcagacttccaatcagatagggatagcaGTAAAttaacctcggggtatgtgtttactttggaccATGATTAGATCATGATCTTGATAagatatgatctaattaataataatatttttttatagtactaactctattttacaggataccTTTATTGattggactaacgtattttgaAGGAGCAAAAATACATAAGtgagtctcggatgaacagtgttcgaggagCCTCAAAGCTACGAGGAGGCACCTCAGAGCAAGATGGAGGCACACTGGATAGGATAGAGGTGTCCTCGCGCAAATAAGATTTGAGGATAACGTTTCACTACGGGGAGGCACCCTGGAGCTCATTAAAGACACCCTAGAGcgacttggaggtgcctcaaagctATTGGAGATCCCCTCATGCGAATAAAAATCGGAGGTAGTGGATCGGATAAGCGCTATTAGAGGCACCCTAGACCCTTGGAGCGGGAGTCGCTTCCAATACTCTTTAAAAGAGGGCTTTAAGCAAAGGTTGAAACATCAATTTTCTACAACTCTTCTACACTTATTCTTGATCGTTCGATTGCTCTAACGTTGCATTGCTATACTACTACTCGGCTACATCCGACCGCTGTCGGCAGACCAATGCCAACACTCGAGCCAACAATTTCCTCATCCTTATGTTGGTAATgattatttttagttatttacaTTATTGCAAGGAAGTATAGGTTGTTACACTTCCTTGTTCTTTGTACTAGATTCCTTGATTAGTGGATTACCAATCGAAAAGGTCCAAATGACCTAAGTCTTGGACTAGGAGTttctgaaggctccgaaccaagtaaaaccaaacgcgtgttattttctattttcttccacTGCACACTcacacttattttttttaaagttcataaaatataagtttttaaaatcacatgattcaccccctcttatgTGTCTACAATCCTATAAGTTGAAgttaggaaaccctcattcatgctttggcttgggataaaaataaaattgggctaatggattagcctaacttaagcATATTGttaaacataaaaaagggagagattgttggtgtaatcgtcctcgggtcaaggttgactaatttGACTAAGCTTGGGTTGACTTAAGCTTAAGTTTCAATGTTTTACAATACGTGAAAGGAAAGTTAAATAGGTCAAGAaaggactagatacttgactaggaaagtctaacttaaagtcttaactggaggttagacaatgaAAAGTCTTAGTAGGGCTAGGCagtggaagacctagttgggaactaggtaacGAAAggccctaactagaggttagacaatgTAAATACTTAGTTGgaaactaggcaatggaagtcccatcgaagctaggcagtggaagacctagttggaaaATAGGCAATGGAAGTCTTAACTAAAGATTAGGTCCTAACTGAGGTTGGGCAAGAGAAAGTCCAACGAGaaagttggcaagagaaaagtccaagtgggtcaaaggttgaccagacacttggtgataaAAAATCCAACAGGAAGTTgtcaaaaagtccaagtgggtctaaGGTTGATCTTACATTTGGTGGCAAACatctagtaggtcaaggttgattgaatGTTAGGCAACGGAAAATCCCAACAAGTCACAACTGATTTTAGTGTTGGACAAAGGAACCCTAAACTCGGATCAGAGCTTAGGGTTGGGCAATCAATTATAGTAATTGATTGGTATAATCGATTGGCCCaaaccaatcgattggtgcaatTGATTGAAGACCTTATTCGGGAGCACAGTATGTCCCAGAATCGATTGGACAATCGATTGATTAGTCGATTTCTTACAACATCACAAAAGGTGATGAAATCAATTGGGGTAATTGATTCGGTAGGATTCAATCCATTAAACTAATTGGTTGGAGTGCTTTTCTCGAGAACAAAAAATTTCTGAATCAATTGAGTTAATCGATTAGAAActgtcaatcaattgatatagctCATCAATCAATTGGACATGCAAAAAGAACCATTATGTATGTTTTGAATGGTCGATTTGACATGATAATTGATTGGGGGTAAGACTAATTGATTGTGAGGTGTTTTCCAGCCAGAGACAATCTCTAGAAAGGGGTTTCATGATGTTTTGCAGTAGCCAGTTTTTGAGGATTTGGGAGACAAATGTTGATGCATTTCTTATCACCAAGAGACAattcaaagcaagaaaagagtaagCAAAACAAAATTCATTGTTGTAAAGTGGTTTTTGATTATATTTGTCTTTGCATTCTCGTTTTCTTGTTGTGTTCTTATAAGAACAGTTTGCACGAGGCTTCTCTgtctccgaaaaattttcgaGAAGGAGATATTTATAGTAGAGCTATGAGTGCGAGAAGTGGACCCTTGGATTactcacctcaaggaggtgaataTCAAGTAACATTCAAGTGTTAGCATTGTGGAGTTTTCGCTTCAAGTTTCAACTGCAACATCAAGTTGAAGAAGCGAATAaagttattcaccccctttagGTCATACGTGTCCTAACAGTTATCACTCTCAGATAAACAAAATCAATATCAAATAATGTTACTGTTGTAGAAGTTAGCAGACCAGCTGCTATACATTGTAACAGCTATCTGCTAACTTCTACATAGCCAATCGTAATCAGACAATGTTTATTTGAAATATAGAAGGTGTCATGAAGTCCCTTAATTTGTTTTGTTTATTGAAATGTTAAGCAAAatcaatataaaaataatgatattaTTGTAGAAGCTAGCAAGCAATTGTTACACGTTGTAATAGTTACTTACTAACTTCTATATAATCGATTATGATCAAATAATACTCATTTGAAATGTAATGAATATCATAAAGTTCTCTTAATTTATTTTactcattaaatattattttaaccaaATTATCACTctccaataaataaaatgaatataaaataataatactatgataaaaaattagaattaactTTTACATATTATAACAATTAATAGATAACTTCTGccatctaaatcttaaactttgGTCCAAGGATTTGGATAGTTTACCTTAAATGACTGTTTATTTGACTTTAGTTGCAAAACGATAGTCAAAGGTGCCCTTTTAGTTCTTGGAACAAAAAAGTTGCTTGTTGATGGTCAAGTATTTATCTCatgacatatatattttttttcactcAATTTTTCTTTGGAACGATTTAATTAATttgttttatttaaaattttgaatggtataacttaataaaattaatttctatttaCAAATGAGCAAGAAATAGCTCtttaaaattaaatacaaaaagTTCATTCGATTTAAAAGGAAAGTAATTCTGTTGAGCTTTTGAAAAATAGTGTTTAGTTTGATTTCGGGACAAAAATCTAGCATTATTAGATGGATCAATTTGTGATGAAAcaagataatttattaaaaatttatcatATGGTGGGATATGACGGACTAATCAAcatcttaataaattaaaaaaatctttaatccaatctaatctaatttaaaatggattacaaattaggaaagtcaATTCACGAATTtgtcaataaataaaaaatataaaaactattaaaatatttaagtttaaattagggTTCAAGCGGATAAGCCCATATGCTTGTTAAAATATATGGAAAAGttgaacattttttttttgttaaaattaatgaaaaattgaaaaatttaagtttaCTTTGGACCGACTTGGATCAtggtggcaaaagatgaatacgctcgtcCTCATCGCTCCCACCAATCCTCCCAGGGCTAACACGGAGAAGGAAAATCACGGACAACTATTAGTCTTTAGAATAGTAACTAACAAATAAGGAAGGCCTTTATCTCGAGTGTGTCGAGATTCAAATCCTAGACCTGATGATGATAACATCTCATGCATTAACCATTAGATCCATCCGAGGAAACCGAATCAACTTGGAtcgtggtggcaaaaggcgaatacgctcgccccccagtgccctcgccaacccgtcccaggccaacacggaggaggtaaatcacgggtggctactagcctttggaatagtgactagcacataagggaagtaTTTGCTTCAGTTTtaccgagatttgaaccccagatCTCATGATGATAATACCTTatacgctagccactagacccatccggaTTCactttaattgattaaattttaataaatccactTCATTGATTTGGCGATACGTACAAAATGGACTGGCCCAACTCACATTTACAAATCAGGCCGTGTTCGTCTCCCATTCTCTCCCCTGGTGTCCTCGCTCCAGAGTTCTGCTGCATTTGTCCTCCCCCGCTACAGATCCAACACTTCCCCTCAAGCCAGTACTTGTTCGGCGGCGATGCCCAGAACCAAGCACGGTCTCGGCCTCGTGGCGATCTCGTATGTAGCGCTCGACTACCTCCGCTACGTCTCCCCGTCGTGGCACGCGCGGCTCCAGCCGGCGTTGTGGGTGGTGCTGGCCCTCTCTGCCGCGGTGCGCGCACCCTTCTACTCGCACTGGCAGCTGGAGATCCGTTCTGCGATCCCTTTCCTCGCTTCCATGCTCTTCATGCTCGCCGCTTTTCTTTGGGAGGCTCTATCCGTACGATTCGTTACCGCCGTACTCGGACTCGATTGGCATAAGTATTGTTTGAAACATATCTAAAAGTTCTCACAGTTTTAATCTTGTGATTTTGGGTCTTCCGATGCTATTTCCTGCCGTTGTTTTGATGGAAATGGCTCAATGTGATTACCTAATTTGTAGGATAGCTCTATATATCGATGCCTTTCTTTCCAAGGCACTAAGGATTCTAATTTTCGTCAAATATGCCGCCATAGACTTGAGCTACATTTCGGAAAACAGAGACTTGATGATATATTTGTTGGAGTGCAACCGCTATGGCTTTCCTTACATGTTTGCTTGGTTCTGAGTCGCCTAATTTTATATATGTCTGCATAAAGCATGCTTGCTACTTCTCATTTCGGTAAGTGTAAGAGACTGCGTCATTAGcataatcttttctttttttcttcttttttgataaAAAAGACAAGAAGACCATTCACAATCCAACAAAATGTTATGCATGTTGTAATTGTCAATCACAGCTTCTTTCCTCCCCAAAGTTTTTGAGGCTTTTATCTAAATAAGCAATGCTAAACCGTTTTTAACAATTCTCTAGTATTTGCCTTGCCATCTCCAATAAGATTTGGATTGTATGCAGAGATCTTCTATTTCAGGCATTTGAAGCTTTGTCTCTTTATTGAGTTTGTTCAGTTTTTCATGCAAAAGTACAGTAAGTGTGCTATAAACTCTGAAGACATTGTTCATGCCATGGTTACACTCTATGCAATAACTACTTATTTAGAATAGTTGGACATCTTTTCTTTTCCATCACTATGTCGGTGGACCTTTTCTTCCAGAGTAACATTTGCTTTACAACCCAACTATTAAAGGACAACTTGCAAGAAAACCTAGTTTCTGCCCTGTGAAATGTAGAGAAATCACCATAATGTTTGGATACAATTGTTTTGAGATGTTTCAATTCCTGAAATAATAGATGTTTCAATAATTTATTGGAGGACACTTATTTTGGTGCTATGTTAAGTTCATCTAAGTAGTACTTTTAATTGGCAGATCTTCACCTCCTCTACCTGATACTGGCCAGTGGTTTCTTTTATTCCTGAATGAGAAACTTCCACGGGTTGTGGTACATTTGCTAAGAGCAGATATCATTGGGCTTCATCATTACCTAATGCTGTTTGTGATGTTGGCTTTCTCTGTGGTTTTCAACTCTGTTAAAGCCCCTGGTCTTGGTCATGCTGCAAGATATATGTTCACCATGGCGATAGGACGTCTTCTTCGGGCTATAACATTTGCTTCTACAATTATTCCATCAGTCCGACCTTGGTGTGCTGCAGTTAGATTTTCAGTACCTTATTATCCACATCCTTGGGCACAGAAATTCTATATCCCATATGCTTCTGATTCTGATGCCATTCACAAGCTAATACGAGCTGATATGCCTTATGGTTAGTTCAATCAAGATTAGAGAAGTGTtgaatttatttccttaaatccAATGCCTAAGATTTTCATTGTATTTTTTTGCTTTTCTTTTAGCGACTGTTGGTGAATATCCCAGTGAGTATCGACCAAACTGGGGAAGGATGAGCTTTCTTATAGACATACTGAGGCCTACTATTTCAGATGGAGGTTCATGGTACAAATTATTGAAGAGAGCTAGTGGTGGCTGTAATGACCTGTTGTATAGTGGTCATATGCTTGTTGCTGTACTTACTGCTATGGCATGGATGGTACTTAACACCCTttccaagtaattttttttttcaaccaacATGATTATATGATAGTTGAACCTTCTTTTTTTATGGTAGTATGTGATAGATTCAAAGTATTTTGATTCCTGGGACGTATGGATTTTGTCATGATCAAGGTTTTAAGCTAcagtgtttttatttttatttttatctttagcAACTTGCTGATGGAATGACTAAGTCAACTTAGACCAGATGATGGTTTCATCTGATGTCATTATCGtaatacatccttttatttttgatctattcTTGgcacttatttttatttataatgttGCTTCTgatctatttaattattttaaattatgtttgcaTTTTGCCTATTGTTCCAAAAATACATATCCACCTTTCATGGGGTAGGAAATACACTGGACTGGTTTATTTCCTGTTACACTCTTTTTTTTGTTCAAGAAAGATGGTGCACATGAAAAACACAGAATTCCCCATATGTCATTGTTTTGAAGTTTAAAATGTTCATTTGTGTGTTGCTGTAATGTCATTGGGTCCTTGTTTTGTGTTGAACACATTTGCAGTAAAGGATGCAATGGGGAGTGAAAATTCATTAGCTCAATTGTAAAGAAATCCCACAGATGCAGAAAGTTGAAGTTCTCTATGATATCACTTCATGACCATAGGTTTTGTAGAAAACAATTGACTATTTGAAAGATCCTTGAACACCTCAGTGTtagatttgaaagttaaatttacACATCAACTAGATAAAGCTTTTGAGCAATGCAGTGGAAACTACAGAGACAtaccttgaaataaatattaaacCTAAATCATTCTAATATTTAAGGAAATATTTCTTTCCCAACCCTATATTTAATAACACTCAAATAACTTTAGGCCCTTATTGAAGCTATTGATACCATAGAATTTCATATAGGTTTTActcttgttatttattttttttgaaaatatatcaCTTGGTTTATGTCGTGTTTCAAAATGTGACATTGCTAATTTTCACAGTGGTGGCGTTACAATTGTTCAAATTAGTACTTGGGACTTCTGTTTGGGAGAGGATTTAAAGAGTGATGCCTTAACCTAAAGGGTGAACTATCAAGAAAATGGATAGGTTGTTCAATCATAATATTCTATACTTTATTTATGAAAAAACATCTAATATTTTATCAATTGGTGTCATATAGGAAACAAACTTATAACTTACTCCTTGAATTTGTTTATGAGGGGAGGAGGTTGGATTTGGGGTTTACCATTTCACCATGCAAAGTTGTAAACTATGGAGTGATGCAACAACAAGGA
Coding sequences:
- the LOC122046897 gene encoding protein PHLOEM UNLOADING MODULATOR-like isoform X2 codes for the protein MAFLTCLLGSESPNFIYVCIKHACYFSFRSSPPLPDTGQWFLLFLNEKLPRVVVHLLRADIIGLHHYLMLFVMLAFSVVFNSVKAPGLGHAARYMFTMAIGRLLRAITFASTIIPSVRPWCAAVRFSVPYYPHPWAQKFYIPYASDSDAIHKLIRADMPYATVGEYPSEYRPNWGRMSFLIDILRPTISDGGSWYKLLKRASGGCNDLLYSGHMLVAVLTAMAWMEAYGGWTSILMWFLVLHSAQREIRERHHYTVDCVVAIYVGIILWRMTGFIWSSKDASRTKRLNKLDEVQNRLIHAAKDSDIDEIRELLKEVEMAGHERKASQWVIWLFAVITIIFSLFVVLLAFILTNDG
- the LOC122046897 gene encoding protein PHLOEM UNLOADING MODULATOR-like isoform X1, translated to MPRTKHGLGLVAISYVALDYLRYVSPSWHARLQPALWVVLALSAAVRAPFYSHWQLEIRSAIPFLASMLFMLAAFLWEALSVRFVTAVLGLDWHKSSPPLPDTGQWFLLFLNEKLPRVVVHLLRADIIGLHHYLMLFVMLAFSVVFNSVKAPGLGHAARYMFTMAIGRLLRAITFASTIIPSVRPWCAAVRFSVPYYPHPWAQKFYIPYASDSDAIHKLIRADMPYATVGEYPSEYRPNWGRMSFLIDILRPTISDGGSWYKLLKRASGGCNDLLYSGHMLVAVLTAMAWMEAYGGWTSILMWFLVLHSAQREIRERHHYTVDCVVAIYVGIILWRMTGFIWSSKDASRTKRLNKLDEVQNRLIHAAKDSDIDEIRELLKEVEMAGHERKASQWVIWLFAVITIIFSLFVVLLAFILTNDG